The following coding sequences lie in one Listeria ivanovii subsp. londoniensis genomic window:
- a CDS encoding ATP-binding protein: protein MRITSIDIIGYGKWSDAHFDQIADFQVFFGENEAGKSTIMAFIHSILFGFPTKQQSIPRMEPKNGGPYGGRLTLENTKCGKVIIERLKGKATGDVRIHLEDGQIVGEDKLVDIIGEIDRTTFEAIFSFDIHGLQNIHQWKKKEFERYLLATGTTGSDALLKTAEVLQKKLDTLFKPSGRNPAINQQLKKVKESQQAFQEAKKQNSRYELLLTEKEQELERQIELQKEKTKIRVELDTLKILLDLWPLYKEWKTLEDKSSGLMKVDFPADGIIRLEHLQLREKEWQNQLIQLEERQKNLIKQKSFDQQAFFSSNEAEVAYLIESFGAYSERELQQNSLKQEIDYHQTNTKPTKTKWTSTLEERTHKLKEQEKKNKQIQHDINLKLSLMSESEQKLQTKVDHIEATMWDNKTFQQEKDRIEKKQKSPTTALFVSLGMFIAALLIMLFSLSIWSVSFVFITVIISGYFLVLTQKNERPNNEAVLAFLEQKKIRQEWQQLLNEMDVIAAEVAGLEENKQNLNEAIYQHDMKLRQLYHDLGMNDEPRENWEFAILAYKEDAKKNQLITELKQKLYPLEDKQTAYQTRLEKLTIPAEYSQIEEKITFLRQGLLQYRNHLAENAKLSEKMEQVTMQLDLLKQDLLLVEKEKRDLLLQAGANTEEAFRIKAMQAKDEQKWRERLVLLEAQLEPEKRTELDKFESQTTIKEKEIQLEETLHKIEIEQERIHASLAAKNHEIAALEEGGTFSALMQNYYFEKSKLQQLVEKWTETKLAFEILQEAMQRLQEGKLPKTLALASDYFRDLTGGNYSKVYLYENRLQVESNQVVLFFPEELSQATKEQLYLAIRFALIDVIHKDFPLPIIIDDGFVHFDATRMSQMMQLLKKRKSQNQVIFFTCHRETRKYFSSEDIRML from the coding sequence ATGAGAATAACATCTATTGATATCATTGGTTATGGAAAATGGTCTGATGCGCATTTTGATCAGATTGCAGATTTTCAAGTGTTTTTTGGTGAGAATGAAGCAGGAAAATCAACTATTATGGCATTTATACATAGTATTTTATTTGGATTTCCGACCAAGCAGCAATCAATTCCGCGCATGGAACCAAAAAACGGTGGTCCTTATGGTGGGAGACTGACACTAGAAAATACAAAATGTGGAAAAGTTATTATTGAGCGCTTAAAAGGTAAGGCAACGGGAGATGTCCGAATTCATTTGGAAGATGGACAAATAGTAGGGGAAGATAAGTTAGTAGACATTATTGGAGAAATCGATCGAACAACTTTTGAAGCAATATTTTCTTTTGATATTCATGGCTTACAAAACATTCACCAATGGAAGAAGAAAGAATTTGAACGCTATCTTTTAGCAACAGGAACAACTGGCTCTGACGCACTTTTAAAAACAGCAGAAGTTTTACAAAAGAAACTTGATACCTTATTTAAACCAAGTGGTAGAAATCCGGCAATTAATCAACAACTCAAAAAGGTAAAAGAAAGTCAGCAAGCTTTCCAAGAAGCCAAAAAGCAAAATTCTCGATATGAATTACTACTTACTGAAAAAGAACAAGAACTAGAACGTCAAATAGAACTACAAAAAGAAAAAACAAAGATTCGAGTGGAGTTAGACACGCTTAAAATTTTGCTGGATTTATGGCCTTTGTACAAAGAATGGAAGACGCTTGAAGATAAATCGTCTGGTTTAATGAAAGTGGATTTTCCAGCAGACGGCATTATCCGATTAGAGCATTTGCAACTTCGAGAAAAAGAATGGCAAAACCAATTAATCCAATTAGAAGAACGTCAAAAAAACTTAATCAAGCAAAAAAGTTTTGATCAACAAGCTTTTTTTTCATCCAATGAAGCAGAAGTAGCTTATTTAATTGAATCATTCGGGGCTTATAGTGAGAGAGAATTGCAGCAAAATAGCTTAAAGCAAGAAATTGATTACCATCAAACCAACACTAAACCAACCAAAACAAAATGGACAAGTACTTTGGAGGAAAGAACTCATAAACTAAAGGAACAAGAAAAAAAAAATAAACAAATCCAGCATGATATTAATTTAAAACTATCATTAATGTCCGAATCGGAACAAAAATTGCAAACAAAAGTGGATCATATTGAAGCAACTATGTGGGATAATAAAACTTTCCAACAAGAAAAAGATCGAATAGAGAAAAAACAAAAATCGCCGACAACTGCCTTATTTGTTTCTCTTGGAATGTTCATCGCGGCTTTATTAATTATGTTATTTTCGTTGTCTATTTGGAGTGTTTCTTTTGTTTTTATAACGGTTATTATCTCAGGGTATTTTCTCGTACTTACTCAAAAAAATGAACGTCCTAACAATGAAGCTGTATTAGCATTTCTAGAACAGAAAAAAATAAGGCAAGAATGGCAACAACTATTGAATGAAATGGACGTTATTGCTGCAGAAGTAGCTGGGTTAGAAGAAAACAAGCAAAATTTGAATGAGGCTATTTACCAACATGATATGAAACTTCGTCAGTTGTATCACGATTTAGGTATGAACGATGAACCGCGAGAAAATTGGGAATTCGCTATTCTTGCATACAAAGAAGATGCCAAGAAAAATCAATTGATTACCGAACTAAAACAAAAATTATACCCATTAGAAGATAAGCAGACAGCCTATCAAACTAGATTAGAGAAATTAACTATCCCTGCTGAATATTCTCAAATAGAAGAAAAAATCACTTTTTTAAGACAAGGCTTATTACAGTATCGAAATCATTTGGCCGAGAACGCTAAGCTATCTGAAAAAATGGAACAAGTAACTATGCAGCTCGATTTATTGAAGCAAGACTTATTACTTGTGGAAAAAGAAAAACGAGATTTATTATTACAAGCTGGCGCAAATACAGAAGAAGCGTTTCGGATAAAAGCAATGCAAGCAAAAGATGAACAGAAATGGCGTGAACGATTAGTTCTGCTAGAGGCCCAATTAGAACCAGAAAAAAGAACAGAACTAGATAAATTTGAAAGTCAAACAACCATTAAAGAAAAAGAAATCCAATTAGAAGAAACACTACACAAAATAGAGATAGAGCAAGAACGTATTCATGCAAGTTTAGCAGCAAAGAACCATGAGATTGCTGCTTTAGAAGAAGGTGGTACTTTCTCCGCATTAATGCAAAACTACTATTTCGAAAAAAGCAAACTACAACAATTAGTAGAGAAATGGACAGAAACAAAACTTGCTTTTGAAATACTGCAAGAAGCCATGCAGCGATTGCAAGAAGGCAAGTTACCAAAAACACTGGCGCTTGCAAGTGATTATTTCCGTGATCTAACAGGTGGAAATTATTCGAAAGTCTATTTATATGAAAATCGGCTACAAGTGGAAAGTAATCAAGTTGTGTTGTTTTTCCCAGAAGAGTTAAGCCAAGCGACGAAAGAACAATTATATTTAGCGATTCGATTTGCATTAATTGATGTAATCCATAAAGATTTTCCACTCCCAATTATTATTGATGATGGCTTTGTCCATTTTGATGCGACTAGAATGAGTCAAATGATGCAACTACTAAAAAAAAGAAAGAGTCAAAATCAAGTTATTTTCTTCACATGCCACCGGGAAACACGCAAATATTTTTCCAGTGAGGACATACGCATGCTATAA
- the yhaM gene encoding 3'-5' exoribonuclease YhaM: MEKRLLDYEVGETVDLFLLIKSSVKGTASNGKPFLSLVLQDKSGELEAKLWDVKESDEASYGVQQIVQLTGDIQNYRGRKQLKIRQIRQATALDGVNASEFMETAPINKEDIADEITQYIFEMKNANLQRITRALLKKYQDDFYDYPAAMRHHHEFVSGLSFHVVSMLRLAKSVADLYPSVNRDLLYAGVILHDLGKVIELSGPVSTTYTLEGNLIGHISIVVEEVSKIAEELSIDGEEVVVLKHVLLSHHGKGEWGSPKPPLVREAEILHQIDLMDASLNMMDKVLKHTKPGEFSERVFGLDNRSFYNPTFE; the protein is encoded by the coding sequence ATGGAAAAAAGATTATTAGACTATGAAGTTGGAGAAACAGTTGATTTATTTTTGTTAATAAAATCAAGTGTCAAAGGAACAGCAAGTAATGGGAAGCCATTTTTGAGCCTCGTTTTACAAGATAAATCAGGTGAGTTAGAGGCGAAATTATGGGATGTCAAAGAGAGCGATGAAGCCAGTTACGGGGTACAACAAATCGTTCAGCTTACAGGTGATATTCAAAATTATCGAGGTAGAAAACAACTGAAAATCCGTCAAATAAGACAAGCTACTGCTTTAGACGGTGTCAATGCAAGCGAGTTTATGGAAACTGCCCCAATAAATAAAGAAGATATAGCGGACGAAATTACGCAATATATTTTTGAAATGAAGAATGCCAATTTACAAAGAATTACAAGAGCGCTTCTTAAGAAATATCAGGATGACTTTTATGACTATCCTGCTGCGATGCGTCATCATCATGAGTTTGTTTCTGGTCTTAGTTTCCATGTAGTTTCGATGTTGCGATTAGCAAAATCCGTGGCTGATTTGTACCCATCAGTTAATAGAGATTTACTTTATGCAGGAGTTATTTTACATGATTTAGGTAAAGTGATTGAGCTTTCAGGACCAGTTTCAACAACCTATACACTTGAAGGGAATTTGATAGGGCATATTTCAATTGTCGTGGAGGAAGTAAGTAAGATTGCTGAGGAACTTTCGATTGACGGTGAAGAAGTTGTTGTTTTAAAACATGTATTACTTTCGCATCACGGAAAAGGTGAGTGGGGAAGTCCAAAGCCGCCACTAGTTCGTGAAGCAGAAATATTACATCAAATTGATTTAATGGATGCTTCTCTTAATATGATGGATAAAGTATTAAAACATACAAAACCAGGGGAATTTAGTGAACGAGTATTTGGCTTAGATAATCGTTCGTTTTACAATCCTACTTTTGAATAA
- a CDS encoding antibiotic biosynthesis monooxygenase family protein, whose translation MKKIFITTGTEHYLRQLMANYAGGNVTLLQNFSQSLLYQESSGEKLFQEGAEYRVLQSSGSLKGFGIVVFEYIQLRDEEIPIFLQMYQRASLHFAETLGLQSMKLTKSISANKFLIISFWDSEVFFHDWKKTSLHKEIMNIMKKNNTQVGFSHEDIYHYPEFSHDAK comes from the coding sequence ATGAAAAAAATATTTATTACAACTGGTACCGAGCACTATCTTCGCCAATTAATGGCTAATTACGCAGGGGGAAATGTAACACTCCTCCAAAATTTCTCTCAATCACTTTTATATCAAGAGTCTTCTGGTGAGAAACTTTTTCAAGAAGGCGCAGAATACCGGGTACTCCAAAGCAGTGGATCTTTAAAAGGTTTTGGAATCGTTGTTTTTGAATACATCCAACTTCGCGATGAAGAAATCCCTATTTTCTTACAAATGTATCAACGCGCGAGTCTCCATTTTGCAGAAACTCTTGGGCTACAAAGTATGAAGCTTACAAAATCTATTAGTGCGAATAAATTTTTAATAATCTCTTTTTGGGATTCAGAAGTTTTCTTTCATGATTGGAAGAAAACATCGTTACACAAAGAAATTATGAATATCATGAAGAAAAACAATACCCAAGTTGGCTTTTCGCACGAAGATATTTATCATTATCCCGAATTTTCCCATGATGCAAAATAA
- a CDS encoding HIT family protein yields MDDCIFCKIISGEIPSAKVYEDDEVYAFLDLGQVTEGHTLVIPKKHARNTFDLPDDTAAELFRRVPKITRALKEALPIQGLNILNNNEEVASQSVFHCHIHLIPRYSKSDDFGLKWKDNAEWYTKDRYQEIAELIAAKVN; encoded by the coding sequence ATGGACGATTGCATTTTTTGTAAGATAATCAGCGGAGAAATCCCTTCTGCCAAAGTGTATGAAGATGATGAAGTATATGCTTTCCTCGATTTAGGACAAGTCACAGAGGGTCATACACTGGTAATCCCTAAAAAGCATGCTAGAAACACATTCGATTTACCTGATGATACGGCCGCTGAATTATTTCGTCGGGTTCCCAAAATCACTCGAGCATTAAAAGAAGCTTTACCTATACAAGGATTAAATATTTTAAACAATAATGAAGAAGTAGCTTCTCAATCTGTTTTCCATTGCCATATCCATTTAATTCCAAGGTATAGCAAATCTGATGACTTTGGGTTAAAATGGAAGGATAATGCAGAATGGTATACAAAAGATCGTTATCAAGAAATCGCTGAACTGATTGCAGCAAAAGTAAACTAA
- a CDS encoding YtxH domain-containing protein codes for MNKKSLIFGILAGGAIGAAASVLFAPKSGNELRKDIVAKSGEASVILKELAYNANELIQSVQVLGTEGSTLLKDVSSDIMESVSKWNEEMEPEKKRLKDEIKDMQKTISDLEKTLKKDNK; via the coding sequence ATGAATAAAAAATCACTTATTTTTGGTATTCTAGCTGGTGGGGCAATTGGAGCCGCAGCCTCGGTATTATTTGCTCCAAAATCCGGTAATGAACTTAGAAAAGATATTGTAGCTAAGTCTGGTGAAGCAAGTGTCATTTTAAAAGAATTGGCATATAATGCAAATGAATTAATCCAATCTGTTCAAGTACTTGGCACGGAAGGTTCTACTTTACTAAAAGATGTATCTTCTGACATTATGGAATCTGTTTCTAAATGGAATGAAGAAATGGAACCTGAGAAAAAACGCTTAAAAGATGAAATTAAAGATATGCAAAAAACCATTTCCGACTTAGAAAAAACATTAAAAAAAGACAATAAATAA
- a CDS encoding DUF3267 domain-containing protein, which yields MRCLKSINTERRDEFNRLFLKGILVWLAAVCICFLTQHLIYPGQLTNDYQLISLVGIILIYPIHKLFHVIGCFKYREGTVIQWRIHFFFLPCMKLKIKRIIPKWNYIFSLILPFVIITTILITLMFLTPIGHSGMFLILLSVHFGMSFSDFAHIRKLWKMPKNCFVESAERGFSILISD from the coding sequence ATGCGCTGCTTAAAATCAATCAACACAGAGCGACGAGATGAATTTAATCGACTTTTTTTAAAAGGAATTCTTGTCTGGTTGGCTGCCGTATGTATATGTTTTTTGACACAACATTTAATCTATCCAGGGCAACTTACAAACGATTATCAACTGATTAGTTTAGTTGGTATAATTTTAATTTACCCTATTCATAAATTGTTTCATGTTATCGGCTGCTTTAAATATCGTGAAGGCACAGTTATTCAGTGGCGAATTCACTTCTTTTTCCTTCCGTGCATGAAACTTAAAATTAAACGAATCATTCCCAAATGGAATTACATCTTTTCTCTTATACTTCCATTTGTAATAATCACGACCATATTAATAACTTTAATGTTTCTGACACCCATTGGACACTCGGGTATGTTCTTAATTCTTTTATCCGTCCACTTTGGAATGAGTTTTTCTGACTTTGCTCATATTAGAAAACTGTGGAAAATGCCCAAAAATTGTTTTGTAGAAAGTGCTGAGCGAGGTTTTTCTATTTTAATTTCTGACTAA
- a CDS encoding peptidylprolyl isomerase: MKKKMILGLVMLMAMFSLAACGGGSDVVKTDAGDVTQDELYEAMKDKYGNEFVQQLTFEKILGDKYKVTDEQVNSEFKKYKSQYGDQFDAVLAQSGLTEETFKSQLKYNLLVQKATEANTDTSDKALKEYYKTWQPDITVSHILVADEAKAKEVEQKLKDGAKFADLAKEYSTDTATKDNGGELAPFGPGKMDPAFEKAAYALKNKGDISAPVKTQYGYHIIQMDKPATKTTYDKDKKAVKESYLQSQLTTENMQKTLKKEYKDANVKVEDKDLKDAFKDYDGSAKKEESTDSSK, encoded by the coding sequence ATGAAGAAGAAAATGATACTTGGACTTGTTATGTTAATGGCAATGTTCAGTCTAGCAGCATGTGGTGGCGGTAGCGATGTCGTTAAGACAGATGCTGGCGATGTAACGCAAGATGAGCTTTATGAGGCTATGAAAGACAAATATGGCAATGAGTTCGTACAACAACTTACTTTCGAAAAAATCCTTGGCGACAAATACAAGGTTACAGATGAACAAGTAAATTCTGAATTTAAAAAGTACAAATCCCAATACGGCGATCAATTTGATGCTGTTTTAGCTCAAAGTGGCTTAACTGAAGAAACATTCAAAAGCCAACTTAAGTACAACTTATTAGTTCAAAAAGCAACTGAAGCAAATACAGATACTAGCGACAAAGCACTTAAAGAGTATTACAAAACTTGGCAACCAGATATTACAGTTAGCCATATCCTTGTAGCTGATGAAGCAAAAGCTAAAGAAGTTGAACAAAAACTGAAAGACGGCGCAAAATTTGCTGACTTAGCAAAAGAATACTCTACAGATACCGCTACTAAAGATAACGGTGGCGAGTTAGCTCCATTCGGTCCAGGTAAAATGGATCCAGCATTTGAAAAAGCTGCTTATGCCCTTAAAAATAAGGGTGATATCAGCGCACCAGTTAAAACGCAATACGGATACCACATTATCCAAATGGACAAACCTGCAACAAAAACAACTTATGACAAAGATAAAAAAGCTGTCAAAGAATCTTATCTACAATCTCAACTAACTACTGAAAACATGCAAAAAACACTGAAAAAAGAATACAAAGATGCCAATGTAAAAGTAGAAGATAAAGACTTGAAAGATGCTTTCAAAGATTATGATGGTTCAGCTAAGAAAGAAGAGTCCACTGATTCAAGTAAATAA
- a CDS encoding ABC transporter permease, whose product MKMIFDSKVLWKERFSAYTTEVMRYLRYMFNDHLLFVLVIGLGAGIFYYAGWVKTIEPTFPVIPLMVILLTASIAVSPVATLLQKPDIVYLIVQEKAMDSYFSQAKIASFFMQLYVFVIVLGVCMPMYVEVTGMPYSRFFTLFVVLALLKAWNIYFGWESMKLEDADTTWMFVRVILNAILIYISLIAAPYISIPVTIIVLLASYYWMTKKVAKVTLRWEYLVDKEEARMNRFYRLVNLFTDVPHLRGTVRRRSYLDFLYQPIPYAKRKTFAYLFSRTFVRTNEYSGLYVRLTVIAVILLVFVQGFYLNIVFSLLFLYLTGFQFIPMLKHYDSQMMLRLYPIDDWYRHRSFIHFLRILLLAQALLFSIIGIAQNGTINGMIILGINLAFVVIFTFIYAPVRMRKMYE is encoded by the coding sequence ATGAAGATGATATTTGACAGCAAAGTGCTTTGGAAGGAACGATTTAGTGCTTACACAACGGAAGTAATGCGCTATCTTCGTTATATGTTTAACGATCATTTACTGTTCGTACTAGTGATTGGGCTTGGAGCTGGTATTTTCTATTATGCTGGTTGGGTAAAAACGATAGAACCGACATTTCCAGTTATTCCACTAATGGTTATCTTGCTTACAGCTTCGATTGCGGTAAGCCCAGTTGCCACGCTTCTTCAAAAGCCAGATATTGTTTACTTAATCGTGCAAGAAAAAGCGATGGATAGCTATTTCTCTCAAGCGAAAATAGCCAGTTTCTTTATGCAACTTTATGTTTTTGTGATTGTTCTAGGAGTTTGTATGCCGATGTATGTTGAAGTAACCGGCATGCCTTATAGCCGCTTTTTTACTTTGTTTGTTGTACTTGCTTTACTAAAAGCTTGGAACATTTACTTTGGGTGGGAAAGTATGAAACTCGAAGATGCTGATACGACTTGGATGTTCGTTCGAGTTATATTAAATGCTATTTTAATTTATATTTCTTTGATTGCTGCACCATACATTTCTATTCCAGTAACTATTATTGTGCTACTTGCTAGTTATTATTGGATGACGAAGAAAGTGGCAAAAGTTACGCTTAGATGGGAATACTTAGTAGATAAAGAAGAAGCTAGGATGAATCGCTTTTACCGTTTAGTGAATCTTTTTACCGATGTTCCCCATTTGCGGGGGACTGTACGCAGACGTAGTTACTTAGATTTTCTTTACCAACCAATTCCTTATGCAAAAAGAAAAACATTTGCATATTTATTTAGTCGGACTTTTGTAAGGACAAACGAGTATAGTGGTTTATATGTTAGACTAACCGTTATTGCAGTAATTCTACTTGTATTTGTGCAAGGCTTTTATTTAAATATTGTTTTTTCATTACTATTTCTCTATTTGACTGGTTTCCAATTTATCCCAATGCTAAAACATTATGATTCGCAAATGATGCTTCGGCTTTACCCGATTGATGACTGGTATCGTCACCGTAGTTTTATTCACTTTTTACGAATTTTACTGCTTGCTCAGGCATTATTGTTTAGTATTATTGGTATTGCGCAAAATGGAACGATTAACGGGATGATTATTTTAGGCATAAATTTAGCATTTGTGGTTATCTTTACCTTTATTTACGCACCAGTTCGAATGCGAAAAATGTACGAATAA
- the hemE gene encoding uroporphyrinogen decarboxylase, with protein sequence MTKITNDLFLKAARKESVGRIPVWYMRQAGRSQPEYRKLKEKYSLFEITHQPELCAYVTKLPVEQYGVDAAILYKDIMTPLPGMGVDVEIKSGIGPVIHNPIKTYQDVERLTIFKPEIEVPYVLDTIKLLADDMLEVPLIGFAGAPFTLASYMIEGGPSKNYHQTKSFMYREPEVWKVLMEKLGRMTADYLIAQIKAGASAVQLFDSWAGALSRRDYATYIRPTIEKIIVEIKAVHPTTPIIMQAVGASHLLAEWEHMPLDVVGVDWRETLTDARKKVPSKAIQGNLDPSTLLAPEKCIEETERILQEGVLKPGYIFNLGHGVFPEVSPEMLKKLTTYIHERSEILLNKG encoded by the coding sequence ATGACAAAAATAACAAATGACTTATTTTTAAAAGCGGCTCGAAAAGAGAGTGTGGGCCGAATTCCGGTTTGGTATATGAGACAGGCGGGCAGATCGCAACCAGAATATCGTAAATTAAAAGAGAAATATTCTTTATTTGAAATTACCCATCAGCCCGAATTATGTGCTTATGTAACCAAATTACCAGTAGAACAGTATGGTGTGGATGCAGCAATTTTATATAAAGATATTATGACACCACTTCCAGGGATGGGAGTCGATGTCGAAATTAAATCTGGTATTGGTCCAGTCATACATAACCCAATTAAAACTTACCAAGATGTGGAGCGACTTACTATTTTCAAACCTGAAATAGAAGTTCCTTATGTGCTTGATACAATTAAATTACTCGCGGATGATATGTTAGAAGTACCTTTAATTGGCTTTGCGGGAGCCCCGTTCACTTTAGCAAGTTATATGATTGAAGGAGGTCCTTCGAAAAACTATCATCAAACGAAAAGCTTTATGTACCGGGAACCCGAAGTTTGGAAGGTGTTAATGGAAAAGCTTGGACGAATGACAGCAGATTATTTAATTGCACAAATTAAAGCAGGCGCATCCGCTGTTCAATTGTTTGATTCTTGGGCAGGGGCACTTAGCCGTCGAGATTATGCGACTTATATCCGACCAACTATCGAAAAAATAATTGTGGAAATTAAAGCTGTTCATCCTACAACACCAATTATTATGCAAGCAGTTGGTGCAAGTCACCTTTTAGCAGAATGGGAACATATGCCACTCGATGTGGTTGGCGTAGACTGGCGCGAAACACTCACTGATGCTAGAAAAAAAGTACCAAGCAAGGCTATCCAGGGGAATCTAGATCCGTCCACTCTTCTTGCGCCAGAAAAGTGTATAGAAGAAACCGAGCGAATTTTACAAGAAGGTGTCTTAAAACCAGGATATATTTTCAATTTAGGACATGGGGTTTTTCCTGAGGTGTCACCAGAAATGCTGAAAAAATTAACAACCTACATACATGAGAGAAGCGAAATATTATTAAATAAAGGATGA
- a CDS encoding YlbF/YmcA family competence regulator: MAVNIYDLAHDLDKGIRETPEFLSLQEAYREVNEDAEAKAKFERFRDVQVTIQEKQMTGQEIDDETVQVAQEVAQEVQENATIVKLMEKEQAMSTIINDLNRIIMTPLQDLYNVTND; this comes from the coding sequence ATGGCAGTTAATATTTATGATTTAGCACACGATTTAGACAAAGGAATTCGTGAAACACCTGAATTCTTAAGCTTACAAGAAGCATACCGTGAAGTTAACGAAGATGCAGAAGCAAAAGCAAAATTCGAGCGTTTCCGTGATGTACAAGTAACTATCCAAGAAAAACAAATGACAGGTCAAGAAATTGATGACGAAACTGTTCAAGTAGCACAAGAAGTAGCACAAGAAGTTCAAGAAAATGCTACAATCGTTAAATTAATGGAAAAAGAACAAGCAATGAGCACGATTATTAATGACTTAAACCGTATTATTATGACGCCATTACAAGATTTATATAACGTAACAAACGATTAA
- a CDS encoding ABC transporter ATP-binding protein produces the protein MALLEVKNLTGGYTKRPVLKDISFAIEEKQIVGLIGLNGAGKSTTIKHITGLMHPKKGTIKINGHQLVEDTETYRKQFSYIPETPVLYEELTLKEHLELTGMAYGLSEEEMHERMTPLLKEFRLEKKLNWFPAHFSKGMKQKVMIMSAFLIEPKLYIIDEPFVGLDPLGIQSLLNWMDEMRAEGASILMSTHILATAEKYCDTFIIIHQGEIRAEGTLKDLQINFQMPGASLDEIYIQLTKEEEADEDDI, from the coding sequence ATGGCTTTATTAGAAGTAAAAAACTTAACAGGCGGATATACAAAGCGCCCAGTTTTAAAAGATATTTCATTTGCTATTGAAGAAAAACAAATTGTTGGATTAATAGGTTTAAACGGGGCAGGTAAAAGCACAACGATTAAACATATAACCGGTTTAATGCACCCTAAAAAAGGAACGATTAAAATCAATGGTCACCAGCTAGTGGAAGATACAGAAACATATCGAAAACAATTTTCATATATTCCAGAAACGCCTGTATTGTATGAAGAATTAACATTGAAAGAACATCTAGAATTAACAGGTATGGCATACGGTTTATCAGAAGAAGAAATGCATGAAAGAATGACACCACTTTTAAAAGAATTTCGGCTAGAAAAAAAACTAAACTGGTTTCCAGCGCATTTTTCTAAAGGTATGAAGCAAAAAGTCATGATTATGTCTGCTTTTTTAATTGAACCTAAACTATATATTATTGATGAACCTTTTGTTGGTCTTGATCCACTTGGAATCCAGTCATTACTAAATTGGATGGATGAAATGCGTGCAGAAGGTGCGAGTATTTTAATGTCGACGCATATTCTAGCTACTGCTGAGAAATATTGTGATACATTCATTATTATTCATCAAGGTGAAATTCGCGCGGAAGGAACACTGAAAGATCTGCAGATTAATTTCCAAATGCCTGGAGCTTCACTTGACGAAATTTACATTCAGTTGACAAAGGAAGAGGAAGCTGATGAAGATGATATTTGA